From the Octadecabacter antarcticus 307 genome, one window contains:
- a CDS encoding ABC transporter substrate-binding protein, with translation MKTTMTIAAFAASLGTTGFADGHANYVTLQLQWVTQAQFAGYYVALDKGFYDDEGLNVTILPGGPDIAPPQVLAGGGADIMLNWMPSALAAREKGLPVVNIAQPFTSSGLMLTCWKDTGIETVEDFRGKTIGVWFFGNEYPFLSWMSQVGIGTDGGDDGVTVLRQGFNVDPLLQRQADCISTMTYNEYGQVLDAGVDPDELVTFKYEDQGVATLEDGIWALEENLEDPVFVDKMVRFVRASMQGWRYAEANVDEAAAIIMEYDETGAQSEAAQARMMGEIAKLTAGGTGALDIDAYERTVATLLAGGSDPVISMAPTGAYTTVITDAALLE, from the coding sequence ATGAAAACGACAATGACTATCGCAGCATTTGCTGCCTCACTTGGGACAACGGGGTTCGCCGACGGCCACGCCAACTACGTAACGCTGCAATTGCAGTGGGTCACGCAAGCCCAGTTCGCGGGCTATTACGTCGCGCTTGATAAAGGGTTCTACGACGACGAGGGCCTGAACGTCACCATTCTGCCCGGTGGTCCGGACATCGCACCGCCACAGGTTTTGGCAGGCGGCGGCGCTGACATCATGCTCAACTGGATGCCGTCCGCATTGGCAGCTCGTGAAAAAGGTCTGCCGGTCGTTAACATCGCGCAGCCGTTCACAAGTTCCGGTCTGATGCTGACCTGTTGGAAAGACACCGGCATTGAAACTGTCGAAGATTTCCGTGGTAAGACCATTGGCGTCTGGTTCTTTGGCAACGAGTATCCGTTCCTGTCGTGGATGAGCCAAGTAGGCATCGGGACCGACGGCGGTGACGATGGCGTAACGGTCCTACGACAGGGCTTCAACGTCGATCCCTTGTTGCAACGTCAGGCAGATTGCATTTCCACCATGACCTACAATGAATACGGTCAAGTGCTTGATGCGGGTGTGGACCCCGATGAATTGGTGACGTTTAAATATGAAGATCAAGGGGTTGCGACGCTGGAAGACGGCATTTGGGCGCTTGAAGAAAACCTCGAAGATCCCGTGTTCGTGGACAAGATGGTGCGATTTGTGCGCGCATCTATGCAAGGCTGGCGTTACGCCGAGGCCAATGTGGATGAAGCCGCAGCAATCATTATGGAATACGATGAAACCGGCGCACAGTCTGAGGCGGCACAGGCCCGCATGATGGGTGAAATCGCCAAGCTGACAGCGGGCGGCACAGGTGCCTTGGACATCGACGCCTATGAGCGCACAGTCGCGACGCTGCTGGCTGGCGGATCTGATCCGGTGATTTCGATGGCGCCAACAGGGGCCTATACGACGGTCATCACAGATGCGGCGTTGCTGGAATAA
- the hydA gene encoding dihydropyrimidinase, with protein MTTVIKNGTIVTADLTYKADVLIEDGVITEIGPDLKGDEQLDATGCYVMPGGIDPHTHLEMPFMGTYSTDNFESGTRAALSGGTTMVVDFVLPGQGQGFVDAMKAWHNKSTLASCDYSFHMAVTWWGKELFDEMPTVINDHGINTFKHFMAYKGALMVNDDELYASFSRLSELGGIAMVHAENGDVVAELQAKLLAEGNTGPEAHAYSRPPQVEGEATNRAIMIADMAGVPLYVVHTSCEEAHEAIRRAKQQGKRVWGEPLIQHLTLDESEYFNKDWDHAARRVMSPPFRNKQHQDSLWAGLQSGSLSVVATDHCAFTTEQKRTGLGDFTKIPNGTGGLEDRMPMLWTHGVNTGRLTMNEFVAVTSTNIAKILNCYPTKGAVLVGADADLVVWDPEKEKTITAGAQQSAIDYNVFEGKHVKGLPRFTLTRGHVAVHDGEIRTQEGHGKFVKRKGNGTVNKALSSWKELTAPRPVQRSGIPASGV; from the coding sequence ATGACCACAGTCATCAAAAACGGCACCATCGTCACGGCGGACCTGACCTATAAGGCGGACGTCCTCATCGAAGATGGTGTGATCACCGAAATCGGGCCGGACCTGAAAGGCGACGAACAACTCGACGCCACAGGCTGCTACGTCATGCCCGGTGGCATCGACCCGCATACGCACCTCGAAATGCCGTTCATGGGCACCTATTCCACCGACAATTTTGAATCCGGCACGCGGGCGGCATTGTCGGGCGGCACCACGATGGTCGTGGATTTCGTCCTGCCAGGGCAAGGCCAGGGCTTCGTGGATGCGATGAAGGCGTGGCACAACAAATCCACCCTCGCCAGTTGCGATTATTCGTTTCATATGGCCGTGACGTGGTGGGGCAAAGAGCTGTTCGATGAAATGCCTACGGTCATCAACGACCACGGCATCAATACGTTCAAACACTTCATGGCCTACAAGGGCGCGTTGATGGTCAATGACGATGAACTGTATGCGTCGTTCAGCCGTCTGTCAGAACTGGGCGGCATCGCGATGGTGCATGCGGAAAACGGCGATGTGGTGGCGGAATTGCAGGCCAAACTTCTGGCCGAAGGCAACACCGGACCCGAAGCCCACGCCTATTCCCGCCCCCCGCAGGTCGAGGGCGAGGCGACCAACCGCGCAATCATGATTGCCGACATGGCGGGCGTGCCGTTGTACGTGGTCCACACGTCCTGCGAGGAAGCCCACGAGGCGATCCGGCGCGCAAAACAGCAAGGCAAACGCGTCTGGGGCGAGCCGCTGATCCAGCATTTAACCTTGGATGAATCCGAGTATTTCAACAAAGACTGGGACCACGCAGCGCGGCGCGTCATGTCACCACCGTTTCGCAACAAACAACATCAGGACAGCCTGTGGGCGGGTCTGCAAAGCGGCAGCTTGTCGGTCGTCGCGACGGACCATTGTGCTTTTACAACCGAACAGAAACGTACGGGTTTGGGCGATTTCACCAAGATTCCCAACGGCACCGGCGGGCTTGAAGATCGCATGCCGATGCTTTGGACCCACGGCGTGAACACGGGCCGTTTGACGATGAATGAATTTGTTGCGGTGACATCAACGAACATCGCCAAAATCCTAAATTGCTACCCCACAAAGGGTGCGGTTTTGGTGGGGGCGGACGCCGATTTGGTGGTCTGGGATCCAGAAAAGGAAAAGACGATCACGGCAGGTGCGCAACAATCGGCCATTGATTATAACGTGTTCGAGGGAAAACACGTCAAAGGCCTGCCACGCTTCACACTCACACGCGGCCATGTCGCCGTGCACGACGGCGAAATCCGCACGCAAGAAGGTCACGGTAAGTTTGTGAAACGTAAAGGCAACGGGACCGTCAACAAGGCCCTGTCGTCATGGAAAGAACTCACCGCGCCGCGCCCTGTGCAACGTTCGGGTATTCCGGCGTCGGGGGTTTAA
- a CDS encoding Zn-dependent hydrolase, whose translation MPSMGENLKVNGARLWDSLMDMAKIGPGVAGGNNRQTVTDEDSEGRHLFKGWCEAAGCTMGLDTMGNMFATRAGTDPDALPVYVGSHLDTQPTGGKYDGVLGVLSGLEIIRTMNDLDIKTKHPIVVTNWTNEEGTRYAPAMLSSGVFAGLHTQDWAYDRIDADGKTFGDELKRIGWQGDEVVGARKMRAFFELHIEQGPILEAEGKDIGVVTHGQGLAWTQVTITGRDAHTGSTPMPMRKNAGLAMARILEKVDEIAMSHAPHAVGAAGHIDVYPNSRNVIPGKVVFTVDFRSPDLNVITDMEARLRVEGQAIADAMGMEIKFEKVGGFDPVAFDDGCVSAVRAAAERLGYSHMNLISGAGHDACWINRVAPTAMVMCPCVGGLSHNEAEEISPEWATAGTDVLMHAVLETAEIVG comes from the coding sequence ATGCCATCAATGGGCGAAAATCTAAAGGTGAATGGTGCGCGGCTGTGGGACAGCCTGATGGACATGGCCAAAATCGGCCCCGGCGTGGCAGGCGGCAACAACCGCCAGACCGTCACGGACGAAGACAGCGAAGGCCGGCATTTGTTCAAGGGTTGGTGCGAGGCCGCTGGATGCACCATGGGCCTTGATACGATGGGCAACATGTTCGCGACCCGTGCGGGAACTGATCCAGATGCCCTGCCCGTTTATGTGGGTTCGCATTTGGATACACAGCCGACGGGTGGTAAATATGATGGTGTTTTGGGGGTTCTATCGGGGCTGGAAATCATCCGCACGATGAACGACCTCGACATCAAAACCAAACACCCCATCGTGGTGACAAACTGGACCAACGAAGAAGGCACGCGATACGCGCCCGCAATGTTGTCGTCCGGTGTTTTCGCTGGGTTACACACGCAGGATTGGGCCTACGATCGCATCGATGCAGACGGCAAGACCTTCGGCGACGAATTAAAACGGATCGGCTGGCAAGGGGACGAGGTCGTCGGTGCCCGTAAAATGCGCGCGTTCTTTGAATTGCACATCGAACAAGGGCCAATTCTGGAGGCCGAGGGCAAAGACATCGGCGTCGTCACCCACGGCCAAGGATTAGCGTGGACGCAGGTGACCATAACAGGGCGCGACGCGCACACCGGATCAACGCCCATGCCGATGCGCAAGAACGCAGGCCTCGCCATGGCGAGGATATTGGAAAAGGTCGACGAAATCGCGATGTCCCACGCCCCCCACGCGGTCGGTGCGGCGGGCCACATCGACGTCTACCCAAATTCGCGCAATGTGATCCCCGGAAAGGTGGTCTTTACGGTGGATTTCAGGTCACCAGACTTGAATGTGATCACAGATATGGAAGCGCGGTTGCGCGTTGAAGGACAGGCAATTGCAGACGCGATGGGCATGGAAATCAAATTCGAAAAGGTTGGCGGGTTTGACCCGGTGGCGTTTGACGACGGCTGCGTTTCTGCCGTTCGCGCCGCCGCAGAACGCCTTGGCTATTCCCACATGAACCTGATTTCTGGCGCGGGCCATGACGCCTGCTGGATCAACCGCGTCGCGCCCACCGCGATGGTGATGTGCCCGTGTGTGGGTGGACTATCGCACAACGAGGCCGAAGAAATCTCACCAGAATGGGCGACGGCAGGAACGGATGTTTTGATGCACGCGGTGCTGGAAACGGCGGAGATTGTGGGTTGA
- a CDS encoding ABC transporter ATP-binding protein, whose protein sequence is MSEPVIRARNLDLTFTTNDGPVHALKDVSLDIQKGEFVSFIGPSGCGKTTFLRCIAGLETPTAGEISVNGMTPDDARRARAYGYVFQAAGLYPWRTIGGNISLPLEIMGFSKAEQRERVNRVMDLVDLGGFEKKFPWQLSGGMQQRASIARALAFDADILLMDEPFGALDEIVRDHLNEQLLKLWARTEKTIGFVTHSIPEAVYLSTKIVVMSPRPGRITDVIDSPLPKERPLDIRDSPEFIEIAHRVRDGLRAGHVDD, encoded by the coding sequence ATGAGTGAACCTGTCATACGGGCCCGCAACCTCGACCTGACGTTCACCACGAACGACGGACCAGTGCACGCGCTCAAAGACGTGTCGCTTGATATTCAAAAGGGCGAATTCGTCAGTTTCATCGGGCCGTCAGGCTGTGGGAAGACGACGTTCTTGCGCTGTATTGCGGGGCTTGAAACGCCAACAGCTGGTGAAATTTCCGTCAACGGGATGACGCCAGACGATGCGCGCCGCGCGCGCGCTTACGGTTATGTGTTCCAAGCGGCAGGGCTTTATCCATGGCGCACGATTGGCGGCAATATCAGCCTGCCGCTCGAAATCATGGGGTTTAGCAAAGCCGAACAGCGTGAGCGCGTAAACCGTGTCATGGACCTTGTCGACCTTGGCGGCTTTGAAAAGAAATTCCCGTGGCAATTGTCTGGCGGCATGCAGCAACGCGCGTCGATTGCGCGCGCGCTTGCGTTTGATGCAGATATATTATTGATGGATGAACCGTTCGGGGCTTTGGATGAAATTGTCCGCGACCACCTGAATGAACAGCTGCTAAAGCTTTGGGCACGAACGGAAAAGACCATTGGTTTTGTGACCCATTCGATCCCCGAAGCGGTATATCTGTCTACCAAGATCGTCGTTATGTCACCCCGTCCCGGACGCATCACAGATGTGATCGACAGCCCGCTGCCCAAAGAACGCCCACTGGATATTCGCGACAGCCCTGAGTTCATCGAGATCGCGCACCGCGTCCGCGACGGGCTGCGCGCGGGGCATGTGGATGACTAG
- a CDS encoding GntR family transcriptional regulator produces MNTPAFRNWQSVQEEVLRRIHAREWKPGDLIPNEADLALEFGCARTTVNRALRALADSGLLDRRRKAGTRVAAQPVAKATLDIAVIRKEVEARGQTYGYRLIARHITLPPVVISAAMRTKPDRELLHICALHLADAAPYALDDRWINTTVVPEALDEAFQTVSANEWLLTHAPYTHGEIAFSAQAASETDAQSLGCAKHSALFAIDRLTWDKGASVTKVRLLFSPGHQLRTVL; encoded by the coding sequence ATGAACACGCCCGCTTTTCGAAATTGGCAATCCGTCCAAGAAGAAGTTTTGCGTCGCATCCACGCGCGCGAATGGAAGCCGGGTGATTTGATCCCCAATGAGGCTGATTTAGCGCTGGAGTTTGGATGCGCACGAACGACGGTGAATCGCGCATTGCGCGCGCTTGCCGACAGTGGACTGTTGGATCGTCGCCGCAAGGCAGGCACGCGCGTCGCGGCGCAGCCTGTGGCCAAGGCGACACTGGATATCGCTGTGATCCGCAAAGAGGTCGAAGCACGCGGGCAGACCTATGGCTATCGTCTGATTGCGCGACATATCACACTGCCGCCAGTGGTCATCAGCGCTGCCATGCGTACCAAACCTGACCGCGAATTGCTACATATCTGCGCCCTGCATCTTGCTGACGCTGCACCCTATGCTTTGGATGACCGCTGGATCAACACGACCGTAGTGCCCGAAGCGCTGGATGAGGCGTTTCAGACAGTCAGCGCGAACGAATGGCTTCTCACGCATGCGCCCTACACGCATGGTGAAATTGCGTTTTCCGCACAAGCTGCGTCTGAAACCGATGCGCAAAGCCTTGGGTGCGCCAAACACAGTGCGCTGTTCGCGATTGATCGGCTGACGTGGGACAAGGGAGCATCAGTGACCAAAGTGCGCCTGTTGTTTAGCCCAGGCCATCAGTTGCGCACAGTTCTTTGA
- a CDS encoding ABC transporter permease, with translation MNIRDIIPALVVVGVIFVIWTAAVIPMNAHLTADQAQRDGLIMTPEAPRDRQAYTGLTLVIKNPAIIAMTYTLIRPRLPSPHQVAIEMYETIFTKAPTSRRSLVYHAWVTLSATLLGFVMGTTMGVLLAVGIVYNRTMDKSVMPWAITSQTIPILALAPMIIVMLGAIGIQGLFPKSIISAYLSFFPVVVGMVKGLRSPDRMQLDLLRTYSANAHQGFWKLRLPASMPYLFASLKIGISAALVGAIVAELPTGARAGFGARMLVGDQYGQPMVTWAALFGAAITAALLVAILSWIERRTLARMGMGATA, from the coding sequence ATGAACATCAGGGATATCATTCCAGCGTTGGTGGTTGTGGGGGTCATCTTCGTCATTTGGACGGCTGCCGTTATTCCAATGAATGCACATTTGACGGCGGATCAGGCGCAACGTGATGGATTAATCATGACGCCAGAAGCGCCGCGAGACCGGCAGGCGTACACTGGGCTGACGTTGGTGATTAAGAACCCCGCGATCATCGCGATGACCTATACGCTGATCCGCCCGCGCCTGCCATCACCACATCAGGTCGCGATTGAGATGTATGAGACGATCTTTACCAAGGCCCCGACATCGCGGCGATCACTGGTGTATCACGCATGGGTCACACTGTCGGCGACGCTGCTTGGGTTTGTGATGGGCACTACGATGGGCGTGCTGTTGGCCGTCGGTATTGTCTATAACCGCACGATGGATAAGTCCGTGATGCCGTGGGCAATCACATCGCAAACCATTCCTATTCTGGCGCTGGCCCCGATGATTATCGTCATGCTGGGTGCGATTGGAATTCAAGGGCTATTTCCCAAATCCATAATCTCCGCCTACCTGAGCTTTTTCCCTGTCGTTGTCGGCATGGTCAAAGGATTGCGCAGTCCTGATAGGATGCAGCTGGACCTGCTGCGCACCTACAGTGCCAACGCACATCAGGGGTTTTGGAAACTTCGCCTGCCCGCGTCGATGCCGTATCTGTTTGCGTCGCTAAAGATCGGGATTTCGGCCGCTTTGGTCGGCGCGATTGTTGCTGAATTACCAACGGGCGCGCGAGCTGGTTTTGGTGCGCGGATGCTGGTCGGCGACCAATACGGGCAGCCTATGGTCACATGGGCCGCCCTGTTCGGGGCGGCGATTACCGCGGCGCTACTGGTCGCAATCCTAAGCTGGATTGAACGGCGCACTTTGGCGCGTATGGGTATGGGGGCAACGGCGTGA
- a CDS encoding ABC transporter permease produces the protein MNSSVNLLCTRERLGEIVTQLRAVSVPEGQVVGDTFTPPDGCVAATGWETFSYQFSTLGAELWTETKTVAASAASALPSIAIYVLVILASMFIFRAIKTRLTPTRDYASLKTVTFGDESAVRSDLPASILSIILVFVIWGSFTGSALIPGFLHLPAPYVGESSFTYTLDDGAGNRDDAEVFIRVIAAGEASSDMVFDEGDGLAKNDGAEIGVYLSDIIVWDGNDDVKRRADGARIVAINGEEFDYDFGNDDLRQATPTFNLDFARVTITDRGSINVVPNQGWQMQPLYLPAPEVVWNRFIEIAKYGYQNVYLTVHLGFSLFRVIVGFMLGAAIGIPLGYAMGLSNWFRGWFDPIVEFMRPVPPLALIPLVIIWFGIGEVGKIFLLFLAALWIMAIAARSGVSGVRITKVHAAYSLGASRWQILRHVIIPNSLPEIFTGARVAMGVCWGTVVAAELVAAEEGIGKMITTASKFQNTDIILLGVIIIGLVGFGIDMLMRWAERSLVPWKGKG, from the coding sequence ATGAACAGCTCTGTAAACCTTCTTTGTACCCGCGAACGTCTGGGTGAAATCGTCACGCAATTGCGTGCAGTCAGCGTGCCGGAAGGCCAAGTGGTCGGTGATACGTTCACGCCGCCCGACGGCTGTGTGGCCGCCACGGGTTGGGAGACCTTCAGCTACCAGTTTTCCACTTTGGGCGCCGAACTGTGGACTGAAACCAAAACAGTTGCAGCAAGTGCGGCCAGCGCGCTGCCGTCTATCGCGATATATGTGCTGGTTATTCTGGCGAGCATGTTCATCTTCCGCGCGATCAAAACGCGCCTTACCCCGACACGCGACTATGCGTCTCTCAAAACAGTGACCTTTGGAGATGAAAGTGCGGTGCGGTCTGATTTGCCCGCTTCTATCCTGTCGATCATTCTGGTTTTCGTGATCTGGGGTAGTTTTACGGGCTCCGCCCTGATCCCCGGTTTTTTGCACCTCCCCGCGCCCTATGTGGGGGAAAGCAGCTTTACCTACACGCTTGATGACGGTGCTGGAAACCGTGACGATGCCGAGGTGTTCATTCGGGTGATCGCAGCAGGTGAGGCGTCGAGTGATATGGTTTTTGACGAAGGCGACGGGTTGGCCAAAAACGATGGTGCTGAAATCGGCGTCTACTTAAGCGACATCATCGTTTGGGACGGCAACGATGACGTCAAACGCCGTGCAGACGGTGCGCGCATCGTGGCAATCAACGGTGAAGAATTCGACTATGATTTCGGCAATGATGACCTGCGCCAAGCCACGCCGACGTTCAATTTAGACTTTGCGCGCGTCACGATTACGGATCGCGGATCCATCAACGTAGTGCCCAATCAGGGGTGGCAAATGCAGCCGCTGTACCTGCCCGCCCCAGAGGTCGTGTGGAACCGCTTTATCGAGATCGCGAAATACGGCTATCAGAACGTCTACCTAACCGTTCACCTCGGGTTCTCACTGTTCCGCGTTATCGTTGGCTTTATGTTGGGCGCGGCCATCGGCATCCCGCTTGGCTACGCGATGGGCCTGTCCAACTGGTTCCGTGGCTGGTTTGACCCAATCGTGGAATTCATGCGCCCCGTGCCACCATTGGCTTTGATCCCACTGGTCATTATCTGGTTCGGCATCGGTGAAGTTGGCAAAATCTTCCTGCTGTTCCTTGCAGCCTTGTGGATTATGGCAATCGCCGCGCGCTCCGGTGTGTCCGGTGTGCGGATCACCAAAGTCCACGCGGCCTATTCACTGGGTGCTTCGCGCTGGCAAATCCTGCGCCACGTGATCATTCCGAACTCTTTGCCGGAGATCTTCACCGGTGCGCGGGTTGCGATGGGTGTGTGTTGGGGCACGGTTGTCGCAGCTGAACTTGTCGCCGCCGAAGAAGGTATCGGCAAGATGATCACCACGGCATCCAAGTTCCAGAACACCGATATCATTCTACTTGGTGTGATTATCATTGGTCTGGTCGGATTTGGGATCGACATGCTGATGCGCTGGGCTGAACGGTCCTTGGTGCCATGGAAGGGTAAAGGCTGA
- a CDS encoding taurine ABC transporter substrate-binding protein, with product MFKKTTGAIVLSAIAALSGTTAIADGHSITVGYFLEWPMPFQFAKVNGTYEEALGMEVNWVSFDTGTAMSAAMASGDVQLSVSQGVPPFVVATSAGQDLQMLDVAVSYADNDNCVVRSDLEITAMSAADLAGSKVAVPLGTAAHYGFLRQMDHFGVDVASLDVVDMSPPDGAAALAQGAVDMACGWGGSLRRMKESGNTLLTGDEKTELGILVFDVTSAPTAWVAENEVTVAKFLAVTAEANAQWNAGDMMDEMLPVIAQDAGMDVDATAETLATFVFPSVEEQLGAAWLGAAAPSFLQGVAQVFVEAGSIDGALDSYEGAINTGPLAAANDM from the coding sequence ATGTTCAAGAAAACAACTGGCGCCATCGTTCTGAGCGCTATCGCTGCACTAAGCGGCACAACCGCAATCGCAGACGGCCATTCGATCACGGTCGGTTACTTCCTTGAGTGGCCAATGCCATTCCAGTTCGCGAAAGTGAACGGCACCTACGAAGAAGCGCTTGGTATGGAAGTCAACTGGGTCAGCTTTGATACCGGCACGGCCATGTCTGCTGCCATGGCATCCGGTGACGTTCAGCTGTCCGTCAGCCAAGGTGTTCCACCGTTCGTCGTGGCAACATCCGCTGGTCAAGACCTCCAGATGCTCGATGTGGCTGTGTCCTACGCAGACAACGACAATTGCGTCGTGCGTTCTGATCTGGAAATTACTGCGATGTCTGCCGCTGATCTGGCCGGCTCCAAGGTTGCTGTTCCGCTTGGCACGGCTGCGCACTATGGCTTCTTGCGCCAGATGGATCACTTCGGTGTTGATGTCGCATCGCTTGACGTCGTTGACATGTCCCCCCCGGACGGTGCCGCTGCGCTTGCACAAGGTGCGGTCGACATGGCCTGTGGCTGGGGCGGTTCGCTGCGTCGCATGAAGGAAAGCGGCAACACGCTGCTGACCGGTGACGAGAAAACCGAACTTGGCATTCTTGTGTTCGACGTGACGTCGGCACCAACTGCTTGGGTCGCCGAGAACGAAGTGACTGTGGCCAAGTTTCTTGCTGTGACAGCTGAAGCAAACGCGCAGTGGAACGCTGGCGATATGATGGACGAAATGCTGCCTGTCATCGCACAAGATGCTGGTATGGACGTCGATGCGACGGCCGAAACATTGGCAACATTCGTATTCCCATCCGTTGAAGAACAGCTTGGCGCTGCATGGCTTGGTGCTGCGGCACCATCGTTCCTGCAAGGTGTGGCACAAGTCTTCGTTGAAGCGGGCTCCATTGATGGCGCGCTCGACAGCTACGAAGGTGCAATCAACACAGGTCCGTTGGCAGCCGCCAACGACATGTAA
- a CDS encoding ATP-binding cassette domain-containing protein, with product MTGLSINNLSMRFELPNGGHVQALEGVSLELKEGELLSVLGPSGCGKTTLLNIVAGFLAQTDGKLVLNGHEINGPDAERGMVFQAGALFEWMSVRDNVSFGPRMAGKKKADYMGNVDHLLEIVGLQDFKEKMVYELSGGMQQRVALARCLANDPDVILMDEPLGALDALTREKMQSLVLKLWKETGKTIILITHSVEEALLLGERLIVMAPRPGRIHKEYRLPFAELGVGADLREVKKHPDYAPTREEILNMIWDMEEEIMGTAGEDV from the coding sequence ATGACTGGATTATCCATCAACAATCTTTCGATGCGTTTTGAACTGCCCAATGGCGGGCATGTACAAGCGCTTGAGGGTGTGTCCCTCGAGCTTAAGGAAGGTGAACTGCTCAGCGTGCTTGGCCCATCGGGGTGCGGTAAGACGACCCTGTTGAACATCGTGGCAGGCTTTTTGGCCCAGACCGACGGCAAGCTGGTTCTGAATGGTCACGAGATCAATGGCCCTGACGCCGAACGCGGCATGGTCTTTCAGGCAGGCGCGTTGTTTGAATGGATGTCGGTGCGCGATAACGTCAGCTTTGGTCCGCGTATGGCCGGTAAGAAAAAAGCTGACTACATGGGCAACGTCGATCACCTATTGGAAATCGTCGGCCTGCAAGATTTCAAAGAAAAGATGGTCTATGAACTGTCTGGCGGGATGCAGCAGCGTGTGGCCTTGGCCCGTTGTTTGGCCAATGATCCCGACGTCATTTTGATGGACGAACCGCTTGGCGCGCTAGACGCGCTGACCCGCGAAAAGATGCAAAGCCTCGTGTTGAAGCTGTGGAAAGAAACCGGCAAGACGATCATTCTGATCACCCACTCGGTTGAAGAAGCATTGCTGTTGGGCGAACGTTTGATCGTGATGGCCCCACGTCCGGGTCGAATCCACAAAGAATATCGCCTGCCGTTTGCGGAACTGGGCGTTGGCGCGGACCTTCGGGAGGTAAAAAAGCACCCCGATTACGCACCCACACGTGAGGAGATCCTGAATATGATCTGGGACATGGAAGAAGAAATTATGGGCACCGCAGGGGAGGACGTTTAG
- a CDS encoding ABC transporter permease — MAFLIALTIWAAGWWINARLANGPRSDNRAIRLLIPIIFGVTVIAMWQVLVTMLGISPIILPPPSSIAVRFASEIPILWADFEQTILKGAMTGYVIGMIAAFAVALLADRSEFLTKGILPVGAFMAALPIVGTAPIFVKWLGSDWQSKAAVVGVMVFFPILVNTVAGLKDTSAMQRDLMRTYGAGYWATLFKLRLPAALPFMFNGLKIATTLALIGAIVAEFFGSPTVGMGFRISTSVGQLALDMVWAEIVVAALAGSAFYGLMALIEKRATFWHPSQR; from the coding sequence ATGGCGTTTTTGATTGCACTCACGATCTGGGCCGCTGGCTGGTGGATCAATGCGCGGCTTGCAAATGGGCCGCGATCTGACAACCGTGCGATCAGACTGCTTATTCCCATCATTTTTGGCGTTACGGTCATCGCAATGTGGCAGGTGCTTGTTACGATGCTTGGCATCAGTCCAATCATTCTGCCACCGCCATCCTCTATCGCCGTGCGGTTTGCCAGCGAAATCCCAATTCTTTGGGCGGACTTCGAACAGACCATCTTAAAAGGTGCGATGACGGGTTATGTCATCGGCATGATTGCGGCGTTTGCCGTGGCATTGCTCGCGGACCGCAGCGAATTCCTCACCAAGGGTATTCTGCCCGTGGGCGCGTTTATGGCCGCTTTACCAATTGTCGGTACAGCGCCAATTTTCGTAAAATGGCTCGGCAGTGATTGGCAGTCCAAGGCGGCAGTGGTCGGCGTCATGGTGTTCTTCCCTATCCTTGTGAACACGGTGGCGGGTTTGAAAGATACAAGCGCGATGCAGCGCGACCTGATGCGCACCTACGGAGCTGGCTATTGGGCGACCTTGTTCAAATTGCGCCTGCCCGCTGCGTTGCCATTTATGTTTAACGGTTTGAAAATTGCGACCACGCTTGCGCTTATCGGTGCGATTGTTGCTGAATTTTTCGGCTCACCAACCGTTGGTATGGGCTTTCGGATATCCACATCGGTGGGGCAACTTGCGCTTGATATGGTTTGGGCTGAAATTGTGGTTGCCGCCCTTGCGGGATCGGCATTCTACGGGCTCATGGCCCTGATCGAAAAAAGGGCGACGTTCTGGCATCCGTCGCAGCGCTAA